The genome window CAGAGTTCAATTCCGATTAGAACCGAATGGAGCTGCGCGTGATTTTGAGGTTGCTACAGGTGATAAGTTTACAGGGCCAATTACGGGAATCGTCGGTTATTCCTATCAAAACTTTAAAATCTATGCTTCTTTAGATGAGATGAAGGCAGCTTATGAAAAAGGAGATGCATCACCTGAGACAACAAAAATAGTAAAGGCAGAAGATAAGTTAACAATTGCCTCGTATAATTTGGAGAACTTCTCTAATAACAAAACTTCTACTACTGATGATAAAGCGAAAAAACTAGCTAGAGCAATTGGTATTGATATGGGTAGCCCTGATATTGTTGGTGTAACAGAGGTGCAGGATAATAATGGGCCATCTGTAGGAGATTCAAAAGCGGATCAAAGTTATAAAAGATTAATCGACGCTATTAAAGGTGTAGGTGGTGTCGAGTATCAGTATGTTAATATCGATCCTATCAACAATCAAGATGGTGGAGCACCAGATGCGAATATTCGAGTTGGCTTCCTTTATAATCCAGAGCGAGTGAAGTTAAAGGAAGGTATTCCGGAAGGCGATGCTACAACAGCAGTTGGGTATAACGATGGGAAATTAACACTAAACCCTGGTCGTATTGATCCAAATAACGAGGCATTTAAAAGTAGCCGCAAACCTTTAGCAGCTCAATTTGAATTCCAAGATGAAGATGTAATTGTTATCGCAAATCATTGGAATTCTAAAAATGGAGATACTCCTTTATTTGGTGCAATTCAGCCTCCAAAGTATGGAAGTGAAGTACAGCGTAAAAAAATTGCAAACATCGTTTATAATTTTGTTGATGATATTAAATCAAAAAATCCAGATGCAAACATTGTTTCTTTAGGCGATTTTAATGATTATCAATTTGCGGATGCGCTTAAAATCCATGAAGGTCAAATGATGACAAATATGATTAATAAAGTGGATGCTTCGGATCGCTACACATATGTATATCAGGGGAATTCACAAGTATTAGACCATATTCTAGTGTCAAACAATCTGGCAGAGAAAACAGATGTCGATATCCTTCATATTAATGCTGATTTTACGGACATGGCTGGTCGTGCAAGTGACCATGATCCTGTAATGGTTCAAATTGATGTTAATAAAGGTTCAAATGTTGAACCAATTCAGCCTGAAATAGTATATGACTATAAGAACTTCAAAAAGAACAAATTGACAATAAATAAACCTAGTGTGGCAGTACATTTAGATGCTCAATCTGTTATTCCAAAAGGTGTATTCCTTAAAGGTGCCTATGCGGAGCTACACGGAGAAGGCTTTAAGACGACTGATGTTATCATTAGTCCAGCTAAAGCAGGGGCGATTATCGACCTAAAAGGCAATGTCGTAAAAACACTCACAATTGAAGGACCAAAAGTCAGTGAAATAAGAGGCGCTGAAAATATAGATATACACTCGATAATATATATAAAGGGTGCAGCTCCTGAACAAATTAAATTTACAAATTCGAAGGGGGATCCCATTGTGGATCCTTCTTTGCCTTCGGAAAACAATCAACCAATTATTAAAAAACCTATTACTAACAAAACTGTAGCGGTTGGAGAGGAAATTAAAATTGATTTAACAGATCATTTTTCCGATCCTGATGGTGATGAACTTTCATTTACTACCACAAAAGGCACTATAAATGGAAAGGTTTTAACACTTGATTTAGCAGAGGGCAGTCACATTGTTGGCGTTACAGCATCTGATGGAGAAAAAAGTGTCACTGCAAGTTTCAGCGTGACAGTGATTGCTAATGATTATTATGCAGGTGCCTATAACAAGGAAGGCCAAGCACTAAAAAAGGTTCTTCACGATATCATTTCTGAACAAAAGGTACTTTCTTATGATGATGTTTGGGATGCATTAAAGTATACGGATGAAGATCCTAATAATCTAAGTAACGTAATTTTATTTTATTCTGGAAAATCAAGTTCAAAAACAAACAATGGTGGCAATGTAGGAAACTGGAACCGAGAGCATACGTGGGCAAAATCACATGGTAATTTCGGAACAAGCAAAGGACCAGGAACAGATATTCATCACTTACGTCCTACCGATGTACAAGTGAATAGCTCAAGAGGAAATTTAGACTTTGACAATGGTGGCAGTCCAGTGACTGGTTGTAATGGTTGCTTGAAAGACGCAGATTCATTCGAACCACCTAATCAAGTAAAAGGTGATGTAGCACGTATTCTATTTTATATGGCAACTCGTTATGAAGCTGGAGATAAGGTTGATCTTGAATTAAATGACAAAGTCAATAATGGAACAGCTCCTTATCACGGTAAACTTTCTGTTCTTTTACAATGGCACAAGCAAGATCCTGTAGATGAATATGAAAAACGAAGAAATGAAAGAATTTACGAAATCCAAGGCAATCGAAATCCGTTTATAGACCATCCTGAATGGGTAGAGAAGATTTGGTGATGGAAAGTTCTATTAATATGGGTGTTAAACTATGTGATTACTTTCTTCCTCATTAATCTAACTTAGAAGAGTACTCAAAATGCCACTTCAAGGTTTAATTTGAAGTGGCGTTTGTATTTATTATATTCTCTTTCGGTAGGGACAACGAAGAGCTCTAAGGCGCGAGTGAAATGGAGCTTCAGGCGCACACCAATACGACTCTTGTCCGTGAAAAGTGTTGAGGATTTCACCATATAAAAAAATATGAAAGAATTCTTATGAAGGATCTTTTCAGACAACAACTTGTAGATCACTCATTCGTTTCAACTCAGCCTCATGCTGGATCGAGCGGGCTGATAGTAATTCAATAATACGGTGCTGGCTTTCTTGAATCGTTACTAGTCGGTTTACTTTTTCATTCGTTTCTAAAACAGCTTGTTTGATTTGTTGCTGCTCAAATTCTACTATTTCAAGACGGTTTTCCACTGACTCAAGACGATTCTCGATTGAATCGAGACGGTGATTGATTTGCTTTAGTTCGCTTAAAACTTCCTCCATCGATTTCACCTCTCTTCTATTAAATATATCTATTTTGTTAATC of Lysinibacillus agricola contains these proteins:
- a CDS encoding endonuclease, with translation MSKKNWKKPINAFLATTLVASIAAPVAPITVNAETLAKDLIISEYVEGSSFNKAIEIYNGTGAAVDLSNYTLELHTNGEVTAKNKVSLTGTLENGATYVVYHKDAAPTIKAKGNLENATVINFNGNDPIVLRKSGEVVDSIGQVGSSADFAKDVTLVRKSSVLTGDTTINDPFNSTSEWNAFPVDDFSNLGQHVMDTDSGEPVDPEAPAILSIGEARNKGIGETVTIKGRVAAGLKNTFSVQDDTGGIAVRPPNLAMSIGDEVTLKGKLADYRGLLQLDGATIVEKVENAGAPSPKVVTGAQVNEDSESQLVTVKNVTLTDVQQGAGWANFTANDGTNFLVRDETDSLGLTAGTNYESITGIVQQFDKDYQVIPRSKADIVVDSSALKPAIASPGSGTFVGKTTVTLTTPTAGAEIYYTLDGTEPTDKSSKYEAPIEISKNTTLKTIVKAKDGTFSDITTFDYNITDKLQIHDIQGAGHTSTFDGQTVEGIEGIVTYSFSLNNNWYYTIQTPDELADNDPNTSEGIFLYSGKKQWPIKVGDLVSVKGKVNEYAYDGYDDRQQTDLKTTQINVRDDQDGKVEVIKSSVALPKAVEIDKLKMSFNQIDSDQLEIFNPTIDAIDFWESLEGMRVEVGNVKAVAPQEHGDLVTVLEDEPTNTLHGGVLYEEGKTNPNRVQFRLEPNGAARDFEVATGDKFTGPITGIVGYSYQNFKIYASLDEMKAAYEKGDASPETTKIVKAEDKLTIASYNLENFSNNKTSTTDDKAKKLARAIGIDMGSPDIVGVTEVQDNNGPSVGDSKADQSYKRLIDAIKGVGGVEYQYVNIDPINNQDGGAPDANIRVGFLYNPERVKLKEGIPEGDATTAVGYNDGKLTLNPGRIDPNNEAFKSSRKPLAAQFEFQDEDVIVIANHWNSKNGDTPLFGAIQPPKYGSEVQRKKIANIVYNFVDDIKSKNPDANIVSLGDFNDYQFADALKIHEGQMMTNMINKVDASDRYTYVYQGNSQVLDHILVSNNLAEKTDVDILHINADFTDMAGRASDHDPVMVQIDVNKGSNVEPIQPEIVYDYKNFKKNKLTINKPSVAVHLDAQSVIPKGVFLKGAYAELHGEGFKTTDVIISPAKAGAIIDLKGNVVKTLTIEGPKVSEIRGAENIDIHSIIYIKGAAPEQIKFTNSKGDPIVDPSLPSENNQPIIKKPITNKTVAVGEEIKIDLTDHFSDPDGDELSFTTTKGTINGKVLTLDLAEGSHIVGVTASDGEKSVTASFSVTVIANDYYAGAYNKEGQALKKVLHDIISEQKVLSYDDVWDALKYTDEDPNNLSNVILFYSGKSSSKTNNGGNVGNWNREHTWAKSHGNFGTSKGPGTDIHHLRPTDVQVNSSRGNLDFDNGGSPVTGCNGCLKDADSFEPPNQVKGDVARILFYMATRYEAGDKVDLELNDKVNNGTAPYHGKLSVLLQWHKQDPVDEYEKRRNERIYEIQGNRNPFIDHPEWVEKIW